In Mucilaginibacter celer, one DNA window encodes the following:
- a CDS encoding DUF1543 domain-containing protein, whose product MKLYLLLLGAEAPGRVVEQHDYFFGIAESLPDLVPEVRVFWPESGGSLHIDDWREVTKVDGFAVQVFPLNGESPVSANKLFFLNLGGYTTGKLEEQHYTVLTVQNSRQAAIQFAKKSLFFKTNSLKGIATAHIDEKYGVDVDSVHNIQDLLSPALKAKYHIVLGDGSNMPEDEIHLGYFKLDKLK is encoded by the coding sequence ATGAAGTTATACCTTTTACTGTTAGGAGCCGAAGCGCCTGGCAGGGTAGTTGAACAACATGATTATTTTTTTGGCATTGCCGAAAGCTTGCCCGACTTAGTGCCTGAAGTCCGGGTGTTCTGGCCGGAGTCCGGTGGTAGCCTGCACATTGACGACTGGCGGGAAGTAACTAAGGTTGATGGTTTTGCAGTGCAGGTTTTTCCTTTAAATGGTGAAAGTCCTGTATCCGCTAACAAACTATTCTTTTTAAATCTTGGCGGCTACACTACAGGAAAGCTGGAAGAACAGCACTACACAGTGCTCACGGTACAAAATAGCCGTCAAGCTGCTATTCAATTCGCAAAAAAAAGCCTGTTTTTTAAAACCAACTCGTTAAAGGGCATAGCTACAGCCCATATTGATGAAAAATACGGGGTTGATGTGGATAGTGTTCACAATATCCAGGATTTACTTTCGCCGGCCCTGAAAGCCAAGTACCACATCGTTTTGGGCGATGGAAGCAATATGCCAGAGGATGAGATCCATTTAGGATATTTTAAACTGGATAAGCTTAAATGA
- a CDS encoding low affinity iron permease family protein has protein sequence MKQKKNFFERFSNWATAATGSSAAFVIAIAAIVIWLLTGPLAKYSDTWQLIINTGTTIITFLMVFLIQKSQNKDSKAIHLKLNELLAAHEGASNRMVDIEDLTEKELDHLHKFYQQLSDLAEDEDDITCTHSIDAAGENHKLKAVRYKRK, from the coding sequence ATGAAACAGAAAAAGAATTTTTTCGAGCGTTTTTCAAATTGGGCTACGGCAGCTACCGGTAGTTCTGCGGCTTTTGTTATCGCAATTGCCGCTATTGTGATCTGGCTGTTAACCGGGCCTTTGGCTAAATATTCAGATACCTGGCAATTGATCATTAATACAGGCACTACGATAATCACGTTTTTGATGGTGTTCCTGATCCAAAAATCCCAGAATAAAGATTCAAAAGCCATTCACCTGAAGCTAAACGAACTTTTGGCGGCACACGAAGGGGCCAGCAACAGGATGGTTGATATTGAGGACCTGACTGAAAAAGAACTGGACCATCTGCATAAATTCTACCAACAGTTATCAGATCTGGCTGAAGATGAAGACGATATTACCTGTACCCACTCTATTGATGCAGCGGGTGAAAATCATAAGTTAAAAGCGGTTCGCTATAAGAGAAAATAA